The sequence below is a genomic window from Clostridium putrefaciens.
TATGATGGCACTAGAATCTATGAGTAACAGATATTTAGATGGAAGACCAGTCCAAAATTGTAGTGCGGAAACTGCAGCGCTTATAGATGAAGAAACTTTAAATATAATAAAGGAATGTCACAAAGGTGCTATTGACTTATTAAAAGAAAGTAAAGATCTTCTAATAGAAATATCAGAAACACTTATAGAAAAAGAAATACTTTCCGGTGATGAGTTCATGAGTATAATAAATGCATATAGGGATAGAAATAATCTTCCAAGGATTGAAGGTAAAACTTCTATTGAATTTAACGAAAAATAAGATAAAGATAAAATCCTTGGGCTATAGAAACTATAAATTTTTAGTAGGATTTAAAATGGTTATAAGGAGCACTTCTTTAGGATACCCTAAAGCTAAGTGCTCTGTCTATTTTGACAACCTTTTAAAATTAAATAACAAAGGAGGTATATAAGAAGAGTAATACTTCTTATATTATGATTATGAGTAAAGAAGATTTGAAAGATAAAAATAGAGAGTTAGAGATTGCTAATGAAAAGCTAAGACTTGAATACACTAAAGACATTATAAATAATGAGGTAATTGAGTATTTACAAAAGAGAAAGGAAATATCTCAGTATATATTAGACTATAGAAAAAATGTTATAGAAGAGTTTAGAGATGATGAGGATAAGATAATAGATTATTTTGATCATGAAAGATATATAAAAGAAGAAGCATTCAAAACTATAGATAGAAGGCTAAAGGAACTTACACAATTAAAATTGTCACCTTATTTTGGGAAGGTAACCTTTATAGAAGAGGATGATGATACTAATGAACAAATTTATATTGGGAAATTTGGTGTTATACCTGATTCTAGTATTGAACCTATTGTAGTTGATTGGAGAGCACCGGTATCTTCCCTTTTTTATGCAGGAACAATTGGTAAGGCAACTTATAATTCTCCAGAAGGAGCAGTTAATACTGAAATAGTAGAAAGAAGACAGTTTATAATAAAAAAGGCCGAACTTTTAGGTATGTTTGATTCTGAACTAGATATAAAAGATGAGATATTACAAATAGTATTAAGTAGTAATAGTTCCCAAAAGTTAAAAGATATAATAACTACAATTCAAAAAGAGCAAGATATGATAATAAGGTATCCAAGAACAGGGGTGGTTGCAGTTAATGGTGTGGCAGGTAGTGGGAAAACTACTATAGCATTACATAGAGTTGCGTATCTTATATATAATAACAGAAAGGCATTAGAAAATAAGGTTTTAATATTAGGACCTAATAATATATTTATGGAGTATATATCAAGTGTATTACCGAGTCTTGGGGAAGTGGCTGTAAAGCAAGAAACCTTTCAAGATTTTGCAAAAGATATATTAGACATTAAATCAGAAGTAATGAATTTTAAAGATTATGTGGAGTCTATAGTAAGGGAAGATAAAGAATTAACAAAAGACATAGAATATAAGAATTCAAAAGAGTATATTGAAACTTTAGACCAACATATAGAAATATTAAATAAGGATTACTTTGATATAGGGGACATTTATTTTAGAGATGAAATTATTGTAGAAAAAAGTGAAATTGAAGAAATGTTTAATGGCCATTATGCTTATATGCCTCTTTTTAAAAGAAATAAGAGAATAAGAAGAGTTTTAATTAGTAAGATAAAGGATAAAAGAGATGATTATTTTAGAGAAATAGAAAAAAAACATAAAGAACTAATAGATAATCTTACAGAGGAAGAAAAGAACTATGAAACGAACACAATAGAATATAATAGAAAGCTGCAAATAAGAGAACTTATAAGAGATGTTATAAGTTGTAAGGAACAATTAAATTGGCTAGATAATGAATCTTTAGAAGAGATATATCTAAAGTTAAATGAAAATGACAAATTAATTATAGATGACTTAGCGCCTATGTTATATCTTAAGTTAAAGCTATATGGAGTTAAATATGAAGGTGACATAAAACATGTAGTTATAGATGAAGCGCAGGATTATAGTCTGATTCAAATGCAAGTAATAAAAGAAATTACAAGATGCAACTCTTTTACTATAGTAGGGGATATCAATCAAAGACTTATAAATAATAAAAATAAGCCAGCATTGAGTGATTTAAGTGAAGTATTTAAGGATGATTTAAAATATTTCAATCTAAATAAAAGCTATAGATCAACAAAACAAATAATAGATTATGCTAATGGGTATTTAAAAGAAGAAAAAATAGTGCCTTTTGTACGAGATGGTGAAGAAGTAGAATATAAAGTATTCAAAGAGAAGTCAGAGCTTATTGAAAATTTAAAGGAATCTTTAGAGAAATTTAAAAATAAGGGGTATGACACTATAGCCGTAATATGCAGGGATGAGGGTATGATAAATTCAATAAAGAAACCTTTGACGGAAGAGATACAAATAAAAGTCATTGCCTCAGAAGATGATATATATAATGGAGGTCCAGTGCTTATCCCATCTTATTTTGCAAAAGGATTAGAGTTTGATGCAGTGATTTTGGTGGATAATAACGAAGAAAAGAGTGAAGATCTAGTAAAATATGTGATGTGTACTAGGGCGCTACATGAACTAAAAGAATTTAATTTAATCTAACAATTTAATATAAAAATTTAACATTAAAAACTAAAGTGTTATAAGAAGATTAGCACTTTAGTTTATTTTTAAAAATTATCTTAAAGATTTTCATTGTAGATAAACAATGATTTTGCAATTTTAAAAAGGTATATTTCATTTAATAACATTTAATGAAATAATATGTTGAAAAATAAATATATTATCTAAAAATTCACAATAATATTAAATATTATTAAACAAAAACAAGAAAAATGGTAGTATAATATTATTTACATAGCTAAATTGATAATTGAATAATAATACCATTAATAAAAGATATAATATGTAAAAAAGAGGTGTATATACAACGAGTTTTTGAAATACATATCATTGAATTTGTGTTTTGTTAGTGTTATATTTTAAAATATCAGAATTAATAGCATGAAAGAAAACCTTTTCTATATAGAAAGGGAACTTAATTGTTAAGAATGTTACAATAAATATCTAAATAAAAAGGAGGAATAATAATGAGTTTTACAAGTAATTTAAAACCTCAAAATGTTTTTAAGTTTTTTGAAGAATTAACTAAGATACCACATTGTTCAGCAGAAGAAAAACAAATAAGTGACTATTTGGTGAATTTTGCAAAGACAAGAAGTTTAGAGGTAGTACAAGATAAGAACCTAAATGTAATTATAAAGAAGCAAGGAACTAAAGGATATGAAAACGCTCCTACAGTAATAATTCAAGGACATATGGATATGGTTTGTGAAAAATCAAAAGATAGTTCACATGACTTTTCTAAAGATGCTTTAGAATTAAGACTAGATGGAGACTATTTATATGCAACAAATACAACTCTAGGTGGAGATGATGGAATAGCTGTAGCTTACGGCTTAGCATTGCTAGACTCTGATAGTATAGACCATCCTCCAATAGAACTTTTAATTACAACTGAAGAGGAAACAGGAATGTTTGGAGCAGATGCTTTAGATCCTTCTAATTTAAAGGGTAAAATACTTTTAAATATAGATGCTGAAGAAGAAGGTATATACTTAGTAAGTTGTGCTGGTGGAGTTAATTCAACAGTTGAATTTAAACCAACCTTTGAGGAAACTTCAAAGGAAACTGTAGAAATTGAGATTTCAGGTTTAAATGGTGGACACTCAGGTATGGAAATAATAAAGCAAAGAGCTAATGCTATTAAGTTGATGGGACGAGTTCTTAATTCATTAAATAAGGAATTATCTTTTAACTTAGTATCAATGAATGGTGGATCAAAACATAATGCTATTGCTCGTGAGTGTAAGTCAATTATTACTGTTAATTCAGATGGATTTATAAAGGTACAAGACCTATGCCGTAAATTAGAAGAAATATTTAAAGCAGAATTTAGAGTAGAAGACCCAGGTATAAGTATAAATGTTTCAAAATATGGAGAATCTAAGAGACAAATGAGCTGTGAAGATACAGAAAAACTAATAACATTTTTAATGACAGTTCCAAATGGTGTTCAAACTGTAAGTAAAGACATTGAAAACTTAGTTGAAAGCAGTTTAAACATAGGAATTTTAGAAACTTCTAAGGATGAAATTAAATTTACTATTTCAATTAGAAGTTCAATTAAGAGTTTAAAATATGAAATTTCAGAAAGAGTAGAGTCCCTAGCAAAAATAACTGGAGGGAAGTTTGTAACTTCTGGTGAATATCCAGAATGGCAATATGAAGAAAACTCGAAAATAAGAGAGTTATGTATAGAAACTCACAAAAAAGTATTTAATGAAGAACCAAAGATTGATGCGATACATGCTGGACTTGAATGTGGACTTCTAAAAGAAAAGATGCAAGATACAGACATGATAAGCTTTGGACCTAATTTATATGATGTCCATACACCAAATGAACATTTAAGTGTATCTTCTGTAGAAAGAGTATGGAACTTCCTACAAGAACTACTTAAGAACATAAAGTAATAAATAAGGGTTTATTACTTTAGTATCTCTAAGATTCACTAGAACTTATACGTTGTATTTACTTGAATTATTAATTTGAAATCTGTTATCAATATAAAATCATATCTCATGTTTTCTTTTATAAAAGGTTAAATAATATTAATCTTTTATAAAAGGAACATGAAAAATGTATTTTAGCAATTATATTAATATAACAAAACATTAAGAAAGGTTGGGTTTACCAATGGCAAGTGATAAAAAGAAACTTTCCAGTACCGCATATTCCGGATGCAAAGGCGAGGATTATGTACCATTTATAGCAACTACAGTAGCAATGCCTGAAACTACAGGTTATTCAATTATACTAGGTATTTTGTTCGCAGCTTTATTTGCAGCAGCAAACACATATCTTGGATTAAAAGTAGGGCTTACAATTTCTGCAGGAATACCTGGTGCTATTTTAGCTACAGGAATCTTAAAGGGATTATTTAAGAGAAACAGTATTTTAGAAGCTAATATGGTATCATCATTAGCAGCAATGGGAGAATCAATAGCAGGAGGAATTATATTCGTATTACCTGCATTAATACTTTCAAATTTTGATTTAAGTATTATGACTGTAGTGTCCGTAACTGTAGTAGGTGGACTTATGGGAGTATTCTTTGTAACACCATTAAGAAGATTCTTAATAGTTGAAGAGCATGGTAACTTGGTTTACCCTGAGTCTATGGCAGCAGCTGAGGTTTTAGTTACTGGCAGTGAGGGGGGAAGTGCTTTTAAAACAGTATTAACAGGACTTGGAATAGGTGGAGCATATAAATTCTTATCAGGTGGAACTAAATTATGGGCTGAACAATCTACATACACAATAAAGAGCTATCAAGGAACAATGATAGGAGTAGATACATTAGCATCATTACTTGGTGTTGGATTTATAGTAGGTACTAATGCATCTTTACTTATGTTTGGTGGATCTTTTATTGCTTGGTTTGCTTTTATACCATTAATTAAGTATTTAGGAAGTGGACTTGCAGCACCATTATTCCCTTCGGTTAAATTAATTTCAGAAATGTCAGCAATGGAAATATGGAAAAGTTATATAAGGTATATTGGTGCAGGTGCGGTTGCCATGGGTGGATTTATTTCACTTATTAAATCTTTACCTACTATCATAAAGAGTTTTAAACAAGCAATGTCAGGTATTGGGTCAAAAATAAACGGCGAAGTAGACAGAATAGATGTTGAAGCACCTTTAATATGGGTTATCGCTGCTGCAATACTTGGATTCCTTTTAACTTGGTTATTACCAGCTATAGGAGGGGGAGTCATTGGAGG
It includes:
- a CDS encoding aminoacyl-histidine dipeptidase; its protein translation is MSFTSNLKPQNVFKFFEELTKIPHCSAEEKQISDYLVNFAKTRSLEVVQDKNLNVIIKKQGTKGYENAPTVIIQGHMDMVCEKSKDSSHDFSKDALELRLDGDYLYATNTTLGGDDGIAVAYGLALLDSDSIDHPPIELLITTEEETGMFGADALDPSNLKGKILLNIDAEEEGIYLVSCAGGVNSTVEFKPTFEETSKETVEIEISGLNGGHSGMEIIKQRANAIKLMGRVLNSLNKELSFNLVSMNGGSKHNAIARECKSIITVNSDGFIKVQDLCRKLEEIFKAEFRVEDPGISINVSKYGESKRQMSCEDTEKLITFLMTVPNGVQTVSKDIENLVESSLNIGILETSKDEIKFTISIRSSIKSLKYEISERVESLAKITGGKFVTSGEYPEWQYEENSKIRELCIETHKKVFNEEPKIDAIHAGLECGLLKEKMQDTDMISFGPNLYDVHTPNEHLSVSSVERVWNFLQELLKNIK
- a CDS encoding HelD family protein, which codes for MKDKNRELEIANEKLRLEYTKDIINNEVIEYLQKRKEISQYILDYRKNVIEEFRDDEDKIIDYFDHERYIKEEAFKTIDRRLKELTQLKLSPYFGKVTFIEEDDDTNEQIYIGKFGVIPDSSIEPIVVDWRAPVSSLFYAGTIGKATYNSPEGAVNTEIVERRQFIIKKAELLGMFDSELDIKDEILQIVLSSNSSQKLKDIITTIQKEQDMIIRYPRTGVVAVNGVAGSGKTTIALHRVAYLIYNNRKALENKVLILGPNNIFMEYISSVLPSLGEVAVKQETFQDFAKDILDIKSEVMNFKDYVESIVREDKELTKDIEYKNSKEYIETLDQHIEILNKDYFDIGDIYFRDEIIVEKSEIEEMFNGHYAYMPLFKRNKRIRRVLISKIKDKRDDYFREIEKKHKELIDNLTEEEKNYETNTIEYNRKLQIRELIRDVISCKEQLNWLDNESLEEIYLKLNENDKLIIDDLAPMLYLKLKLYGVKYEGDIKHVVIDEAQDYSLIQMQVIKEITRCNSFTIVGDINQRLINNKNKPALSDLSEVFKDDLKYFNLNKSYRSTKQIIDYANGYLKEEKIVPFVRDGEEVEYKVFKEKSELIENLKESLEKFKNKGYDTIAVICRDEGMINSIKKPLTEEIQIKVIASEDDIYNGGPVLIPSYFAKGLEFDAVILVDNNEEKSEDLVKYVMCTRALHELKEFNLI
- a CDS encoding OPT family oligopeptide transporter, whose protein sequence is MASDKKKLSSTAYSGCKGEDYVPFIATTVAMPETTGYSIILGILFAALFAAANTYLGLKVGLTISAGIPGAILATGILKGLFKRNSILEANMVSSLAAMGESIAGGIIFVLPALILSNFDLSIMTVVSVTVVGGLMGVFFVTPLRRFLIVEEHGNLVYPESMAAAEVLVTGSEGGSAFKTVLTGLGIGGAYKFLSGGTKLWAEQSTYTIKSYQGTMIGVDTLASLLGVGFIVGTNASLLMFGGSFIAWFAFIPLIKYLGSGLAAPLFPSVKLISEMSAMEIWKSYIRYIGAGAVAMGGFISLIKSLPTIIKSFKQAMSGIGSKINGEVDRIDVEAPLIWVIAAAILGFLLTWLLPAIGGGVIGGLLVVVFSFFFSVVSARMVGIIGASNNPVSGMTIATLLFVTTVLKLTGSVGDDGIKKALLIGGVVCVAIAVAGGTAQSLKTTFIIGGTPKKVQVGMFIAVAFGSVFSALVIKMLDKAYGIGSAAVAAPQAVLMKMIVEGIMTAQLPWTLVIVGAAIAIFCELAKIPILPVALGLYLPITLNTAILSGGLIRVLVEKRFKNNEERKTNSLEKGTLLASGLVAGDALVGIVIAIFATLSLDEKLGFGARIAPSITQGNLLSFIMFLGLAVWIYMFSTREDKGVI